The proteins below are encoded in one region of Pseudomonas sp. SCB32:
- a CDS encoding outer membrane beta-barrel protein gives MRVAKMISTLFLLSSPMLAFADDRGLYVGGGVTQGEIDESRFNDKDNSFKVYAGYRLNNYLAFEGAVVDFGEMSDGDKKFEGQSIQANVRLGVPIGERIRLFGTAGVHGWRSDDDDVTGNSEDLDALYGYGAEMDVIGGLGVRLEQETLKVGDVDLDQTTLSAYFRF, from the coding sequence ATGCGTGTCGCAAAAATGATTTCCACCCTGTTCCTGTTGTCGTCCCCGATGCTGGCGTTCGCCGACGACAGGGGCCTCTACGTCGGTGGCGGTGTCACGCAGGGCGAGATCGATGAGTCCCGGTTCAACGACAAGGACAACAGTTTCAAGGTCTACGCCGGCTATCGCCTGAACAACTACCTGGCGTTCGAAGGCGCGGTGGTCGATTTCGGCGAGATGAGTGACGGCGACAAGAAATTCGAGGGTCAGTCTATTCAGGCCAACGTGCGCCTGGGCGTTCCGATCGGGGAGCGTATCCGTCTGTTCGGCACCGCCGGTGTGCATGGCTGGCGCTCTGACGACGATGACGTGACGGGCAACTCCGAAGACCTGGACGCCCTCTACGGCTACGGTGCCGAGATGGACGTGATCGGCGGCCTGGGCGTGCGCCTGGAGCAGGAGACCCTGAAGGTTGGTGACGTGGACCTCGACCAGACCACCCTGTCGGCCTATTTCCGCTTCTGA
- a CDS encoding MBL fold metallo-hydrolase → MRKLMKILALASTTLLSAPLAALADDTGKARTEAFVVHRLTDFLYAIGEPNYYQKNYSYLLVGKDQALMFDSGANQKEDITQVARRITDKPLSVLPSHLHFDHLGGLHNFQSIYLMDTPFTRKFRRADGLYQVPEPVYLGNIDHMTLAPFKVARLVKPNEVIDLGGLKVRLLSVPGHTPDEVALHDEAHNILLSGDHLYPSWLLAGNLKDYVASLDSTLKLINPQTTLYGAHADEDPTKVPAMTYADVVAVRDKMQQIQAGRAKGEAFSDPELIKSSELYKVEKDISILTDIQFTDGRGYGY, encoded by the coding sequence ATGCGCAAGCTCATGAAGATACTCGCCCTGGCATCCACCACCTTGCTGAGCGCCCCCCTGGCGGCCCTGGCAGACGACACCGGCAAAGCCCGTACGGAAGCCTTCGTGGTGCACCGGCTCACCGACTTTCTCTACGCGATCGGCGAACCGAACTACTACCAGAAGAACTATTCGTACCTGTTGGTGGGGAAAGACCAGGCGCTGATGTTCGACTCGGGCGCCAACCAGAAGGAAGACATCACCCAGGTGGCCCGGCGGATTACAGACAAACCGCTGTCGGTGCTGCCCTCGCACCTGCACTTCGATCATCTGGGCGGGCTGCACAACTTCCAGAGCATCTACCTGATGGATACGCCCTTCACTCGCAAGTTCCGCCGTGCGGACGGGCTCTACCAGGTGCCGGAGCCGGTCTACCTGGGCAACATCGATCACATGACGCTGGCGCCATTCAAGGTGGCGCGGCTGGTGAAGCCCAACGAGGTGATCGACCTGGGCGGGCTGAAGGTCCGCCTGCTGAGCGTGCCGGGGCACACCCCGGACGAAGTCGCGCTGCACGACGAGGCGCACAACATCCTGCTCTCTGGCGACCACCTCTACCCTTCCTGGCTGCTGGCGGGGAACCTGAAGGATTACGTTGCCTCGCTGGATTCCACGCTGAAGCTGATCAACCCGCAGACCACCCTCTACGGCGCCCACGCCGACGAAGACCCGACCAAGGTGCCGGCCATGACCTACGCCGACGTCGTGGCGGTCCGCGACAAGATGCAGCAGATCCAGGCCGGCCGCGCCAAGGGCGAAGCCTTCAGCGACCCGGAGCTGATTAAAAGTTCGGAGCTGTACAAGGTGGAGAAGGACATCAGCATCCTCACCGACATCCAGTTCACCGATGGCCGTGGCTACGGCTACTGA
- a CDS encoding LysR substrate-binding domain-containing protein, which translates to MALPPLHSFRVFESVARLGSLAAAAVELHVTTGAVSQQVKSLQNSLGVELFEKRGRQLVLTASGRELQKRVASAMGEITEAVQALQAGVRNEEERVEICLSIPPAEGVEWLSRPLLRFMEESRSVRVSVITAPGMPQVDWRRADVAVIYGTPPWPGVWWHLLHGIRMTPVCSPQYLRGPQAIHEVADLTRHRLLHEDDGRQWQQWLAEAGHSRGGAEDIRFEDFGMVLQAARDGFGVALSDETVSARDLDEGRLVRPLPIWVAAVHNYYVVCPEAKRECLEVRAFIDWLLSIGE; encoded by the coding sequence ATGGCGCTTCCTCCACTTCACAGCTTCAGAGTGTTCGAAAGCGTTGCCCGGCTGGGCAGTCTGGCGGCGGCCGCCGTGGAGCTGCACGTCACCACCGGCGCTGTCAGCCAGCAGGTCAAGTCGCTGCAGAACAGCCTGGGCGTGGAGTTGTTCGAGAAGCGTGGCCGGCAACTGGTGCTGACCGCCAGCGGGCGCGAGCTGCAGAAGCGCGTGGCCAGTGCCATGGGCGAGATCACCGAGGCGGTCCAGGCGTTGCAGGCAGGCGTCCGGAACGAAGAGGAGCGGGTGGAGATCTGCCTGTCGATTCCGCCGGCCGAAGGCGTGGAGTGGCTGAGCCGGCCGTTGCTGCGCTTCATGGAGGAATCGCGCTCAGTGCGGGTGAGCGTGATCACCGCGCCGGGCATGCCGCAGGTGGATTGGCGCCGCGCCGATGTGGCGGTGATCTACGGTACGCCGCCCTGGCCGGGCGTCTGGTGGCACCTGCTGCATGGCATCCGCATGACGCCCGTGTGCAGCCCGCAGTACCTGCGCGGGCCGCAGGCCATCCATGAAGTTGCCGACCTGACGCGGCACCGTCTGCTGCACGAGGATGACGGTCGGCAGTGGCAGCAATGGCTGGCCGAGGCCGGCCACAGCCGGGGTGGCGCCGAGGACATCCGTTTCGAGGATTTCGGCATGGTCCTGCAGGCGGCGCGGGACGGTTTCGGCGTGGCGCTCAGCGATGAGACCGTCTCCGCCCGTGACCTCGACGAAGGCCGCCTGGTACGCCCGCTGCCGATCTGGGTAGCGGCAGTGCACAACTACTACGTCGTCTGCCCCGAGGCAAAACGCGAATGCCTGGAGGTCCGGGCGTTCATCGACTGGTTGCTGTCGATTGGCGAGTAG
- a CDS encoding nucleobase:cation symporter-2 family protein yields the protein MNDRSAVASVGARPEDENLGIGANLAYGLQHVLTMYGGIVAVPLILGQAAGLSPSEIGMLIAASLFAGGLATLLQTLGLPFFGCQLPLVQGVSFAGVATMIAILGGGYEGGGLPAVLGAVMAASFIGFLITPVFSRITKFFPPLVTGIVITTIGLTLMPVAARWAMGGNPKAPEFGSMANIGLAAMTLVIVLLLSKLGSSSISRLSILLAMIIGTLIAAALGMTDFSRVAEGSMVAMPSLFHFGMPTFHISAIISMLIVIMVTLVETSADILAVGEIIGTKVDSKRLGNGLRADMASSIIAPIFGSFTQSAFAQNVGLVAVTGVKSRYVVATGGLILVTLGLLPVMGRVIAAVPTSVLGGAGIVLFGTVAASGIRTLATVDYRNNMNLIIVATSIGFGMIPIAAPSFYEHFPSWFATIFHSGISSAAIMAIGLNLLFNHFKTGNSDQQSVFVAAEERTLRYRDIAALNEGDYFQNGKLFDCDGKEVPLINDDHDDHHAPGHKRQLREAENSHV from the coding sequence ATGAATGATCGTTCAGCTGTAGCGTCCGTCGGAGCACGCCCGGAAGACGAGAACCTCGGTATCGGCGCCAATCTGGCGTACGGCCTGCAACACGTTCTGACCATGTATGGCGGCATCGTCGCCGTGCCCTTGATCCTCGGCCAGGCGGCCGGGCTCTCCCCCAGCGAAATTGGCATGCTGATCGCCGCCTCGCTCTTCGCCGGTGGCCTGGCCACCCTGCTGCAAACCCTGGGTCTTCCCTTCTTCGGTTGCCAGCTGCCGCTGGTGCAAGGCGTGTCCTTCGCCGGTGTGGCCACCATGATTGCCATCCTTGGCGGTGGCTATGAGGGCGGCGGCCTCCCCGCCGTGCTCGGCGCGGTGATGGCGGCGTCGTTCATCGGCTTCCTGATCACCCCGGTGTTCTCCCGCATCACCAAGTTCTTCCCGCCGCTGGTCACCGGTATCGTGATCACCACCATCGGCCTGACGCTGATGCCGGTCGCGGCGCGCTGGGCCATGGGCGGCAATCCCAAGGCGCCGGAATTCGGCAGCATGGCCAACATCGGCCTCGCTGCCATGACCCTGGTGATCGTCCTGCTGCTGAGCAAGCTGGGCAGTTCGTCGATCTCCCGCCTGTCGATCCTGCTGGCGATGATCATCGGCACCCTGATCGCCGCCGCACTGGGCATGACCGACTTCTCCCGCGTGGCCGAAGGCTCGATGGTGGCAATGCCGTCGCTGTTCCATTTCGGCATGCCGACCTTCCACATCTCCGCCATCATCTCGATGCTGATCGTGATCATGGTGACCCTGGTGGAAACCTCGGCGGACATCCTCGCGGTCGGTGAAATCATCGGCACCAAGGTCGACTCCAAGCGCCTGGGCAACGGCCTGCGCGCCGACATGGCGTCGAGCATCATTGCGCCGATCTTCGGCTCCTTCACCCAGAGCGCCTTCGCCCAGAACGTCGGCCTGGTCGCCGTGACCGGCGTGAAGAGCCGCTACGTGGTCGCCACCGGCGGCCTGATCCTGGTCACCCTCGGCCTGCTGCCGGTGATGGGCCGCGTCATCGCCGCCGTGCCCACCTCCGTCCTCGGCGGCGCCGGCATCGTGCTGTTCGGCACCGTGGCGGCCAGCGGCATCCGCACCCTGGCGACCGTGGACTACCGCAACAACATGAACCTGATCATCGTCGCCACCTCCATCGGCTTCGGCATGATCCCGATCGCCGCACCGAGCTTCTATGAGCACTTCCCGAGCTGGTTCGCCACCATCTTCCACTCGGGCATCAGCTCGGCGGCCATCATGGCCATCGGCCTCAACCTGCTGTTCAACCACTTCAAGACCGGCAACTCGGACCAGCAATCGGTGTTCGTCGCCGCCGAGGAACGCACCCTGCGCTATCGCGACATCGCCGCACTGAACGAAGGTGACTACTTCCAGAACGGCAAGCTGTTCGACTGCGATGGCAAGGAAGTCCCGCTGATCAACGACGATCACGATGACCACCACGCCCCCGGTCACAAGCGACAGCTGCGCGAGGCGGAAAACAGCCACGTCTGA
- a CDS encoding LysR family transcriptional regulator: MDLTQLEIVRAVAQEGSITAAAARLHRVPSNLTTRIKQLEAELGSELFIREKLRLRLSPTGRSFLDYVERILDLVEEARQVAVGAEPHGSFSLGSMESTAAVRIPEMLARYHQHCPKVQLDLSTGPSGEMIDGVLSGRFIAAFADGPANHPQLDGQPVYREELVLMSAKSHAPVHDARDVAGETVFAFRDTCSYRKRLEAWFAEHRVVPGKIVEMESYHGMLACIAAGGGVAIIPRAMFDSLAGGRNVAIHRLAPNHADATTWLFWRRGTDTPALRAFIGLLDDVQPEAEVA, from the coding sequence ATGGACCTCACCCAGCTGGAAATCGTCCGCGCCGTCGCCCAGGAAGGCAGCATCACTGCCGCTGCGGCCCGTCTACATCGCGTGCCCTCGAACCTCACCACGCGGATCAAGCAGCTGGAAGCCGAACTGGGCAGCGAGCTGTTCATCCGCGAGAAGCTGCGCCTCCGTCTGTCGCCTACCGGGCGCAGCTTCCTCGATTATGTCGAGCGCATCCTCGACCTGGTGGAGGAGGCCAGGCAGGTGGCGGTGGGCGCCGAGCCGCACGGCAGCTTCTCCCTGGGCTCCATGGAGAGCACCGCGGCGGTGCGCATCCCCGAGATGCTGGCGCGCTACCACCAGCATTGCCCGAAGGTACAGCTGGACCTTTCCACCGGCCCCTCCGGCGAGATGATCGACGGCGTGCTCTCCGGTCGCTTCATCGCCGCCTTCGCCGACGGCCCGGCCAATCACCCGCAGCTGGACGGCCAGCCGGTGTACCGCGAGGAACTGGTCCTGATGAGCGCCAAATCCCACGCGCCGGTGCATGACGCGCGGGATGTGGCGGGGGAGACGGTATTCGCCTTCCGCGACACCTGCTCCTACCGCAAGCGCCTGGAGGCCTGGTTCGCCGAGCACCGTGTGGTGCCGGGAAAGATCGTCGAGATGGAGTCCTACCACGGCATGCTCGCCTGCATCGCGGCGGGGGGTGGCGTAGCCATCATTCCGCGGGCGATGTTCGACAGCCTCGCCGGCGGCCGTAACGTGGCCATCCATCGCCTGGCGCCGAACCATGCCGACGCCACCACCTGGCTGTTCTGGCGGCGCGGCACCGATACGCCGGCATTGCGCGCATTTATCGGACTACTGGACGACGTCCAGCCCGAGGCTGAAGTGGCCTGA
- a CDS encoding NAD-dependent succinate-semialdehyde dehydrogenase: MNQIAAIPAAISRSPANGQELARYTFEDAAQLEASLARTDAAFRQWRETSIAERVAVLRKMAEVLRANVEPMARMEAREMGMPVTQARGEINKCANLCDWYAENGPAMLEDEKTPIDGAYISYLPLGPVLAVMPWNFPTWQVMRGAVSIILGGNTYVLKHAPNVMGCAYQLRDAWLQAGLPEGVFEVLNVEPPLVSKAIADDRIASIAVTGSVGAGAAIASQAGAALKKCVLELGGSDAFIVLADADLDAAVKAAVASRFGNCGQVCIAAKRMILEESIAPAFTEKLLAAVKALKIGDPLADDTFVGPMARFDLRDELDGQVQQAIADGATLLLGGHKLEGEGNYYAPTVLADVKPGNTAFKKEIFGPVASLIVARDAEHALELANDSEFGLSGAIWTADKTKAQQMARRLVSGGVFINGFSASDPRVPIGGVKKSGFGRELSHFGLREFTNPQTVWIDRK; encoded by the coding sequence ATGAACCAGATCGCCGCCATCCCCGCTGCCATCTCCCGCAGCCCCGCCAACGGCCAGGAACTGGCCCGCTACACCTTCGAAGACGCCGCCCAGCTGGAAGCTTCGCTGGCTCGCACCGATGCCGCCTTCCGCCAGTGGCGCGAAACCAGCATCGCCGAGCGCGTCGCCGTGCTGCGCAAGATGGCCGAGGTGCTGCGCGCCAACGTCGAGCCGATGGCCCGCATGGAAGCCCGGGAAATGGGCATGCCGGTCACCCAGGCCCGTGGTGAGATCAACAAGTGCGCCAACCTGTGCGACTGGTACGCCGAAAACGGCCCGGCCATGCTGGAAGACGAGAAGACCCCGATCGACGGCGCGTACATTTCCTACCTGCCGCTGGGCCCGGTACTGGCCGTGATGCCGTGGAACTTCCCCACCTGGCAGGTCATGCGTGGCGCGGTGAGCATCATCCTGGGCGGCAACACCTACGTCCTCAAGCACGCGCCGAACGTCATGGGCTGCGCCTATCAGCTGCGCGACGCCTGGCTGCAGGCCGGCCTGCCGGAAGGCGTATTCGAAGTTCTGAACGTCGAGCCGCCGCTGGTCTCCAAGGCCATCGCCGATGACCGCATCGCCTCCATCGCCGTGACCGGCAGCGTGGGCGCGGGCGCCGCCATCGCCTCCCAGGCAGGTGCCGCGCTGAAGAAGTGCGTACTGGAGCTGGGCGGTTCCGACGCCTTCATCGTACTGGCCGACGCCGACCTCGACGCCGCCGTGAAAGCCGCCGTCGCCAGCCGCTTCGGCAACTGCGGCCAGGTGTGCATCGCCGCCAAGCGCATGATCCTCGAAGAATCCATTGCCCCGGCCTTCACCGAGAAGCTGCTGGCCGCGGTCAAGGCGCTGAAGATCGGCGACCCGCTGGCGGACGACACCTTCGTCGGCCCCATGGCCCGCTTCGACCTGCGCGACGAGCTGGACGGCCAGGTACAACAGGCCATCGCTGACGGCGCCACCCTGCTGCTGGGCGGCCACAAGCTCGAAGGCGAAGGCAACTACTACGCGCCGACCGTGCTGGCCGACGTGAAGCCGGGCAACACCGCCTTCAAGAAGGAAATCTTCGGCCCCGTGGCCTCGCTGATCGTCGCCCGCGACGCCGAGCACGCCCTGGAACTGGCCAACGACAGCGAGTTCGGTCTCTCCGGCGCCATCTGGACCGCCGACAAGACCAAGGCCCAACAGATGGCCCGTCGCCTGGTCAGCGGTGGCGTGTTCATCAACGGCTTCTCGGCTTCCGATCCCCGTGTACCGATCGGCGGCGTGAAGAAGAGCGGCTTCGGTCGCGAGCTGTCGCACTTCGGCCTGCGCGAGTTCACCAACCCGCAGACCGTTTGGATCGACCGCAAGTAA